One window from the genome of Flavobacteriales bacterium encodes:
- a CDS encoding DUF4835 family protein codes for MYKILLTLLSVTGIISLTQAQELNCQVSVIAPTLQGNSQNEEVIEQLKAAAFEFLNETKWTNDNFKQEERIECNVLINISKVVSTDTYEGSIQVSSSRPVYNSNYKTRLFNHNDANLRFTYMRNTALVYTPDRASVGGLVDVLAYYAYIVIGMDYDSFSLKGGDPYFLKAQQIVSNYSNNTGDKGWGAKFLNNRFHLVNNLLQDMYSPLRNCHYNYHLVGMDNLYAKKEEAVNKILMAVKEIEKVYKSQPGSFNIQSFFNAKYEELINIFIEAQPAIRVEAYRVFSKLDPGHITQYNAIKRGKR; via the coding sequence ATGTACAAGATATTATTGACATTACTTTCGGTTACTGGGATTATATCATTAACTCAAGCGCAAGAGTTAAATTGTCAAGTGTCCGTAATTGCCCCTACATTACAGGGGAACTCCCAAAATGAAGAGGTGATAGAACAATTAAAAGCAGCTGCTTTTGAGTTCTTAAACGAAACAAAATGGACAAACGATAACTTTAAGCAAGAAGAGCGTATAGAGTGCAATGTATTGATTAATATTTCAAAGGTGGTATCTACAGATACTTATGAGGGGAGTATTCAAGTATCATCCTCTAGACCTGTTTATAATTCAAATTATAAAACACGTTTGTTTAATCATAACGATGCGAACTTAAGGTTTACTTATATGAGAAATACGGCATTAGTATATACTCCCGATCGAGCTTCAGTTGGTGGTTTAGTCGACGTTTTGGCTTATTATGCATATATTGTTATTGGTATGGATTATGATTCTTTTTCTTTAAAAGGAGGAGATCCATATTTTTTAAAAGCACAACAGATTGTTTCTAATTACTCTAATAATACAGGAGATAAAGGATGGGGAGCTAAGTTTTTAAATAACCGTTTTCATTTGGTTAATAACTTGTTACAAGACATGTACTCTCCGTTGAGAAATTGTCATTATAACTACCATTTGGTAGGAATGGATAATTTATATGCTAAAAAAGAAGAGGCTGTAAATAAAATCTTAATGGCAGTTAAAGAAATTGAAAAAGTATATAAATCTCAACCAGGTTCATTTAATATTCAGTCATTTTTTAATGCAAAGTATGAAGAGTTAATCAATATCTTTATTGAGGCTCAGCCTGCAATTAGAGTGGAGGCTTACCGGGTGTTTTCTAAATTAGATCCTGGTCATATCACTCAGTATAATGCGATAAAAAGAGGAAAAAGGTAA